From the genome of Candidatus Alcyoniella australis:
GAGCTGACAGGCGATCTGCGCGGCGTAGGCCGCCACGTCGATGGCGGTCTCGCCCTCCTTGGTCAAGCCCGAGCCGCGCGGATAGGACCAGACCACTACAGCCAGTCCCGCGGCCTTGGCCTCGGACGCCAGCTCGCGGATTTCGCCGTACATCTCGTTGCGGAAACCCGATCCGGGATAGATTGTAAAGCCGATGGCCGAACAACCCAGACGCAACGCGTCATCCACATCCGCGGTGACCGCCGGGTAGGGATCCTCGGCAGTGAACAGCGAGTCGGAGTTGTTGGCCTTGAGAATCAGCGGAATCTGTCCGGCGAACTTGTCGGCCCCGGCCTCGATAAAGCCCAGGGGCGCGGCATAGCCGCTCATGCCTGCGTCCAGGGCGAGCTGGAAATGATAGTCCGGATCGTAACCCGGCTCGTTCTTGGCAAAGCTGCGCGCCGGTCCGTGCTCGAATCCCTGGTCAACAGGCAAAATCACCATCTTGCCAGTGCCGCCGAGTTTGCCCTGCATCAGGA
Proteins encoded in this window:
- a CDS encoding class I fructose-bisphosphate aldolase, whose product is MSITPRVKQILSWYESDCPGTKANLYRFLMQGKLGGTGKMVILPVDQGFEHGPARSFAKNEPGYDPDYHFQLALDAGMSGYAAPLGFIEAGADKFAGQIPLILKANNSDSLFTAEDPYPAVTADVDDALRLGCSAIGFTIYPGSGFRNEMYGEIRELASEAKAAGLAVVVWSYPRGSGLTKEGETAIDVAAYAAQIACQLGAHIVKVKPPTDHIEQDAARKVYQAEKIKIDTLADRVRHVVQSAFNGKRIVIFSGGAAKDTDGVLEDIRGIHAGGGFGSIIGRNSFQRTKADALDLLNQIMDIYTS